One genomic window of Choloepus didactylus isolate mChoDid1 chromosome 27, mChoDid1.pri, whole genome shotgun sequence includes the following:
- the ERF gene encoding ETS domain-containing transcription factor ERF isoform X2, with translation MNYDKLSRALRYYYNKRILHKTKGKRFTYKFNFNKLVLVNYPFIDVGLAGGAVPQSAPPVPSGGSHFRFPPSTPSEVLSPTEDPRSPPACSSSSSSLFSAVVARRLGRGSVSDCSDGTSELEEPLGDDPRTRAPGPPELGAFRGPPLARLPHDPGVFRVYPRPRGGPEPLSPFPVSPLAGPGSLLPPQLSPALPMTPTHLAYTPSPTLSPMYPGGGGGPSGSGGGSHFSFSPEDMKRYLQAHTQSVYNYHLSPRAFLHYPGLVVPQPQRPDKCPLPPLAPETPPVPSSASSSSSSSSSPFKFKLQPPPLGRRQRAAGEKPLAGTEKGGLGIGSGGGGGTGGLGEGAGALAPPPPPPPQIKVEPISEGESEEVEVTDISDEDEEDGEVFKTPRAPPAPPKPEPGEVPGAAQCMPLKLRFKRRWSEDCRLEGGGGTAGGLEDEGEDKKVRGEGPGEAGGPLTPRRVSSDLQHATAQLSLEHRDS, from the exons ATGAACTATGACAAGCTGAGCCGGGCCCTGCG CTATTATTATAACAAACGCATTCTGCACAAGACCAAGGGGAAGAGGTTCACCTACAAGTTCAACTTCAACAAACTGGTGCTGGTTAATTACCCTTTCATCGACGTGGGGTTGGCTG GGGGTGCGGtgccccagagcgccccaccaGTGCCGTCGGGTGGCAGCCACTTCCGCTTCCCTCCTTCAACGCCCTCTGAGGTGCTGTCGCCCACCGAGGACCCCCGCTCACCACCTGCCTGCTCCTCGTCCTCATCCTCCCTCTTCTCAGCGGTGGTGGCCCGCCGCCTGGGCCGGGGCTCGGTCAGCGACTGTAGCGATGGCACGTCAGAGCTGGAGGAGCCACTGGGAGATGACCCCCGGACCCGAGCGCCCGGCCCCCCGGAGCTGGGTGCCTTCCGCGGGCCCCCTCTGGCCCGCCTGCCCCATGACCCTGGAGTCTTCCGTGTCTACCCTCGTCCCCGGGGTGGCCCTGAGCCCCTCAGCCCCTTCCCAGTGTCGCCCCTGGCTGGGCCTGGCTCCCTGCTGCCCCCTCAGCTCTCACCGGCTCTGCCCATGACGCCCACCCACCTGGCCTACACCCCCTCGCCCACGCTGAGCCCCATGTACCCTGGCGGTGGCGGGGGCCCCAGCGGCTCAGGGGGAGGCTCCCACTTCTCCTTCAGCCCTGAGGACATGAAGCGGTACCTGCAGGCCCACACCCAAAGCGTCTACAACTACCACCTCAGCCCCCGCGCCTTCCTGCACTACCCCGGGCTGGTGGTGCCCCAGCCCCAGCGCCCTGACAAGTGCCCACTGCCGCCCCTGGCACCCGAGACCCCACCGGTGCCCTCCTCGGcctcgtcctcctcctcctcctcctcctccccattcaAGTTTAAGCTCCAGCCACCCCCGCTAGGACGTCGGCAGCGGGCAGCTGGGGAGAAGCCTCTGGCGGGCACTGAAAAAGGTGGCCTGGGCATCGGCAGTGGCGGCGGCGGTGGCACTGGCGGGCTGGGCGAGGGGGCGGGGGCGCTGGCTCCACCgccgccaccaccaccccagATCAAGGTGGAGCCCATCTCGGAAGGCGAGTCAGAGGAGGTGGAGGTGACTGACATCAGCGATGAGGACGAGGAAGATGGGGAGGTGTTCAAGACGCCCCGGGCCCCCCCTGCACCCCCCAAGCCCGAGCCCGGCGAGGTGCCCGGGGCAGCCCAGTGCATGCCCCTCAAGCTGCGCTTCAAGCGGCGCTGGAGTGAAGACTGTCGcctggaagggggtgggggcacTGCTGGGGGCCTGGAGGATGAGGGTGAGGACAAGAAGGTGCGCGGGGAGGGGCCCGGGGAGGCCGGGGGGCCCCTCACCCCAAGGCGGGTGAGCTCTGACCTCCAGCATGCCACAGCCCAGCTCTCTCTGGAGCACCGAGACTCCTGA
- the ERF gene encoding ETS domain-containing transcription factor ERF isoform X1 yields MKTPADTGFAFPDWAYKPESSPGSRQIQLWHFILELLRKEEYQGVIAWQGDYGEFVIKDPDEVARLWGVRKCKPQMNYDKLSRALRYYYNKRILHKTKGKRFTYKFNFNKLVLVNYPFIDVGLAGGAVPQSAPPVPSGGSHFRFPPSTPSEVLSPTEDPRSPPACSSSSSSLFSAVVARRLGRGSVSDCSDGTSELEEPLGDDPRTRAPGPPELGAFRGPPLARLPHDPGVFRVYPRPRGGPEPLSPFPVSPLAGPGSLLPPQLSPALPMTPTHLAYTPSPTLSPMYPGGGGGPSGSGGGSHFSFSPEDMKRYLQAHTQSVYNYHLSPRAFLHYPGLVVPQPQRPDKCPLPPLAPETPPVPSSASSSSSSSSSPFKFKLQPPPLGRRQRAAGEKPLAGTEKGGLGIGSGGGGGTGGLGEGAGALAPPPPPPPQIKVEPISEGESEEVEVTDISDEDEEDGEVFKTPRAPPAPPKPEPGEVPGAAQCMPLKLRFKRRWSEDCRLEGGGGTAGGLEDEGEDKKVRGEGPGEAGGPLTPRRVSSDLQHATAQLSLEHRDS; encoded by the exons ATGAAGACCCCGGCGGACAcag GCTTCGCCTTCCCCGACTGGGCCTACAAGCCGGAGTCGTCCCCGGGCTCGCGGCAGATCCAGCTGTGGCACTTTATCCTGGAGCTGCTGCGGAAGGAGGAGTACCAGGGTGTCATCGCCTGGCAGGGGGACTACGGGGAATTCGTCATCAAGGACCCGGACGAGGTGGCTCGGCTCTGGGGTGTCCGCAAGTGCAAGCCCCAGATGAACTATGACAAGCTGAGCCGGGCCCTGCG CTATTATTATAACAAACGCATTCTGCACAAGACCAAGGGGAAGAGGTTCACCTACAAGTTCAACTTCAACAAACTGGTGCTGGTTAATTACCCTTTCATCGACGTGGGGTTGGCTG GGGGTGCGGtgccccagagcgccccaccaGTGCCGTCGGGTGGCAGCCACTTCCGCTTCCCTCCTTCAACGCCCTCTGAGGTGCTGTCGCCCACCGAGGACCCCCGCTCACCACCTGCCTGCTCCTCGTCCTCATCCTCCCTCTTCTCAGCGGTGGTGGCCCGCCGCCTGGGCCGGGGCTCGGTCAGCGACTGTAGCGATGGCACGTCAGAGCTGGAGGAGCCACTGGGAGATGACCCCCGGACCCGAGCGCCCGGCCCCCCGGAGCTGGGTGCCTTCCGCGGGCCCCCTCTGGCCCGCCTGCCCCATGACCCTGGAGTCTTCCGTGTCTACCCTCGTCCCCGGGGTGGCCCTGAGCCCCTCAGCCCCTTCCCAGTGTCGCCCCTGGCTGGGCCTGGCTCCCTGCTGCCCCCTCAGCTCTCACCGGCTCTGCCCATGACGCCCACCCACCTGGCCTACACCCCCTCGCCCACGCTGAGCCCCATGTACCCTGGCGGTGGCGGGGGCCCCAGCGGCTCAGGGGGAGGCTCCCACTTCTCCTTCAGCCCTGAGGACATGAAGCGGTACCTGCAGGCCCACACCCAAAGCGTCTACAACTACCACCTCAGCCCCCGCGCCTTCCTGCACTACCCCGGGCTGGTGGTGCCCCAGCCCCAGCGCCCTGACAAGTGCCCACTGCCGCCCCTGGCACCCGAGACCCCACCGGTGCCCTCCTCGGcctcgtcctcctcctcctcctcctcctccccattcaAGTTTAAGCTCCAGCCACCCCCGCTAGGACGTCGGCAGCGGGCAGCTGGGGAGAAGCCTCTGGCGGGCACTGAAAAAGGTGGCCTGGGCATCGGCAGTGGCGGCGGCGGTGGCACTGGCGGGCTGGGCGAGGGGGCGGGGGCGCTGGCTCCACCgccgccaccaccaccccagATCAAGGTGGAGCCCATCTCGGAAGGCGAGTCAGAGGAGGTGGAGGTGACTGACATCAGCGATGAGGACGAGGAAGATGGGGAGGTGTTCAAGACGCCCCGGGCCCCCCCTGCACCCCCCAAGCCCGAGCCCGGCGAGGTGCCCGGGGCAGCCCAGTGCATGCCCCTCAAGCTGCGCTTCAAGCGGCGCTGGAGTGAAGACTGTCGcctggaagggggtgggggcacTGCTGGGGGCCTGGAGGATGAGGGTGAGGACAAGAAGGTGCGCGGGGAGGGGCCCGGGGAGGCCGGGGGGCCCCTCACCCCAAGGCGGGTGAGCTCTGACCTCCAGCATGCCACAGCCCAGCTCTCTCTGGAGCACCGAGACTCCTGA